Proteins encoded within one genomic window of Acidovorax sp. 107:
- the cyaY gene encoding iron donor protein CyaY, whose product MTDLEFMDHAEQLLLAVERSCDRINDTSDADVDSQRSGGMVTLTFPNRSQIVINLQKPLHEVWMAARSGGYHYRFDGSHWQDTKGAGEFFACLTRDASQQSGMSLQFAA is encoded by the coding sequence ATGACCGACCTCGAATTCATGGACCACGCCGAACAACTGCTGCTTGCCGTCGAGCGCAGCTGTGATCGCATCAACGACACTTCGGATGCCGACGTGGACAGCCAGCGCTCGGGAGGCATGGTGACTTTGACGTTCCCTAACCGTAGTCAGATCGTGATCAATCTGCAAAAGCCGCTTCACGAGGTGTGGATGGCTGCCCGGTCTGGCGGCTATCACTATCGTTTCGATGGCAGCCACTGGCAGGACACCAAGGGCGCAGGTGAATTTTTTGCCTGCCTCACGCGCGATGCTTCGCAGCAGTCCGGGATGTCGCTGCAGTTTGCCGCCTGA
- the ccsB gene encoding c-type cytochrome biogenesis protein CcsB, translated as MNTATSSSTATTITLNEGFFSRRNWLDWLFAAIVAVGGLYALQRYGAYMDVYEKGILLSAIPCTVWLGWFWRPLRVLMLVVAAVALMAIGLYQQDGAGSLARADTVFGLKYFLSSQSAILWMSMLFFISTAFYWIGMFSRGEGQTMSMLGSRIAWVAVAMALIGTLVRWYESYLIGPDIGHIPVSNLYEVFVLFCWMTAAFYLYYEQQYGTRALGGFVMLVVSAAVGFLLWYTVVREAHEIQPLVPALKSWWMKLHVPANFIGYGTFALSAMVAFAYLIKLQATETRWYKLAPLWLLGVVLCFEPIVFRQGATENGGSYWMVYFGISALIVAGILLGRKRIAERLPSFEILDDVMYKSIAVGFAFFTIATVLGALWAAEAWGGYWSWDPKETWALIVWLNYAAWLHMRLMKGLRGTVSAWWALVGLAVTTFAFLGVNMFLSGLHSYGTL; from the coding sequence ATGAACACCGCGACTTCTTCCTCGACCGCTACCACGATCACCTTGAACGAGGGGTTCTTCTCCCGTCGCAACTGGCTGGACTGGTTGTTTGCTGCCATCGTGGCTGTGGGCGGCTTGTATGCATTGCAGCGCTATGGCGCCTACATGGATGTCTATGAAAAAGGCATTCTGCTGAGTGCCATTCCGTGCACGGTCTGGCTGGGGTGGTTCTGGCGCCCGTTGCGAGTGCTGATGCTGGTGGTGGCGGCCGTGGCGCTCATGGCCATCGGTCTGTACCAGCAGGACGGGGCGGGCAGCCTGGCCCGGGCGGACACGGTGTTTGGCCTCAAGTATTTCCTCTCCAGCCAGTCGGCCATCCTGTGGATGAGCATGCTGTTTTTCATCAGCACCGCGTTCTACTGGATCGGCATGTTCTCCCGCGGCGAAGGCCAGACCATGAGCATGCTGGGCTCGCGCATTGCATGGGTGGCGGTGGCCATGGCGCTCATCGGCACGCTGGTGCGCTGGTACGAAAGCTACCTCATCGGCCCGGACATTGGCCACATCCCGGTCAGCAACCTCTATGAAGTGTTCGTGCTGTTCTGCTGGATGACGGCAGCGTTCTACCTGTACTACGAGCAGCAGTACGGCACGCGGGCCCTGGGCGGCTTTGTGATGCTGGTGGTCAGCGCCGCCGTGGGCTTCCTGCTCTGGTACACCGTGGTGCGCGAGGCACATGAGATCCAGCCGCTGGTCCCTGCGCTCAAGAGCTGGTGGATGAAGCTGCATGTGCCTGCCAACTTCATCGGCTATGGCACGTTTGCCCTGTCGGCCATGGTGGCGTTTGCCTATCTCATCAAGCTCCAGGCCACCGAGACCCGCTGGTACAAGCTGGCCCCGCTGTGGCTGCTGGGCGTGGTGCTGTGTTTCGAGCCCATCGTGTTTCGCCAAGGTGCGACGGAAAATGGTGGCAGCTACTGGATGGTGTACTTCGGTATTTCGGCGTTGATCGTGGCGGGCATCCTGCTGGGGCGCAAGCGCATTGCCGAGCGCCTGCCCTCGTTCGAAATTCTGGACGACGTGATGTACAAGTCCATCGCCGTGGGCTTTGCGTTCTTCACCATCGCCACGGTGCTGGGCGCGCTGTGGGCCGCCGAAGCCTGGGGCGGCTACTGGAGCTGGGACCCGAAGGAAACCTGGGCGCTGATCGTCTGGCTCAATTACGCGGCCTGGCTGCACATGCGGCTCATGAAGGGCCTGCGCGGCACCGTGTCCGCCTGGTGGGCACTGGTCGGTCTGGCGGTGACGACGTTCGCGTTCCTGGGCGTCAACATGTTCCTGAGCGGCCTGCACAGCTACGGCACGCTGTGA
- the msrP gene encoding protein-methionine-sulfoxide reductase catalytic subunit MsrP, translating to MLIPARDSGFNHPHSSEITPRSVYEDRRQMLKLMAGGAAGAAMAAWAGREALAQQAAVTRPGKLAPLAGAKSAVAGAVSMEKLTDYKDASTYNNFYEFGTDKADPARNAHTLMTAPWTVEVEGLVKKPGKYGIEDLIKLSAQEERIYRLRCVEGWSMVIPWVGYSLAELIKRVEPQGGAKYVEFVTLADKATMPFVGSRVLDWPYVEGLRMDEAMHPLTLLAFGMYGEVLPNQNGAPVRLVVPWKYGFKSAKSIVKIRFVEKEPGTAWNKAAQQEYGFYSNVNPNVDHPRWSQATERRIGEDGLFAKKRKTLMFNGYEAQVGQLYAGMDLKKFY from the coding sequence ATGCTGATCCCTGCGCGCGATTCGGGTTTTAACCACCCGCACTCCTCCGAAATCACTCCCCGCTCGGTGTATGAAGACCGCCGCCAGATGCTCAAGCTCATGGCAGGCGGTGCTGCAGGTGCTGCGATGGCGGCCTGGGCAGGCCGTGAGGCGCTGGCGCAGCAGGCTGCTGTTACGCGCCCCGGCAAGCTGGCTCCGCTGGCGGGTGCCAAGTCGGCGGTGGCAGGGGCGGTGTCCATGGAGAAGCTCACCGACTACAAGGACGCGAGCACCTACAACAACTTTTACGAATTCGGTACCGACAAGGCCGACCCCGCCCGCAATGCGCACACCCTCATGACCGCGCCATGGACGGTGGAGGTTGAAGGGCTGGTCAAGAAGCCCGGCAAATACGGCATCGAGGACCTGATCAAGCTCAGCGCTCAGGAAGAACGCATCTACCGACTGCGGTGCGTGGAAGGCTGGTCCATGGTCATCCCCTGGGTGGGCTACTCGCTGGCAGAGCTGATCAAGCGGGTGGAGCCACAAGGCGGCGCCAAGTACGTCGAGTTCGTGACCTTGGCCGACAAGGCCACCATGCCGTTTGTCGGCTCGCGCGTGCTCGACTGGCCCTATGTGGAAGGCCTGCGCATGGATGAAGCCATGCACCCACTGACCTTGCTGGCCTTCGGCATGTACGGTGAAGTGCTGCCCAACCAGAACGGCGCCCCTGTGCGTCTGGTGGTGCCGTGGAAGTACGGCTTCAAGAGCGCCAAGAGCATCGTCAAGATCCGCTTTGTCGAGAAGGAGCCGGGCACGGCCTGGAACAAGGCGGCTCAGCAGGAATACGGGTTTTATTCCAACGTGAACCCCAATGTGGACCACCCGCGCTGGAGCCAGGCGACCGAGCGGCGCATCGGCGAAGACGGCCTGTTTGCCAAGAAGCGCAAGACGCTGATGTTCAACGGCTACGAAGCCCAGGTCGGCCAGCTCTATGCGGGCATGGACCTCAAGAAGTTTTACTGA
- a CDS encoding cytochrome c biogenesis protein ResB has protein sequence MSDNTQGLRMKSGSQALRAGVELLSSMRFAISLLTVICIASVIGTVLKQHEPATNYVNQFGPFWAELFGAIQLNAVYSAWWFLLILAFLVISTSLCIARNTPKILVDLKAYKENIREQSLKAFHHKAQADLPESAEAEARRIGTLLAGGGWKVRLQQRDTAAGPGTGWMVAAKAGAANKIGYIAAHSAIVLVCVGGLLDGDLIVRAQMLLGGKSVYNGGGLIADVKPEHRLSERNPTFRGNLLVAEGTQSSTAILSQSDGVLLQDLPFAIELKKFIVEHYSTGMPKLFASEIIIHDKATGEKTPARVEVNHPASYKGIEIYQSSFDDGGSHLKLRAVPMVAGAKPFDVEGVVGNSTQLTNQGGGPGSDTLTLEFTALRTINVENFGGAGPGGSGADVRKVDLRESVESRLGAANKTVTKKELRNVGPSVSYKLRDAAGQAREFHNYMLPVDTGDGVPVFLLGVRESPAEPFRYLRVPADDKGSTDGFMRMKAALADPQAREQAVRRYVSQAMDASRPELAEQLQQSAVRALALFAGKGMVDGKPTGGLQAVSDFMEANVPEAERARAGEVLVRILNGSLFELAQLSRQRAGLPPLPQDEQTRGFMTQAVLSLSDAQIYPAPMAFELKDFTQVQASVFQVARAPGKNVVYLGCALLILGVFAMLYVRERRVWVWVAPQDGRTQATMALSTNRKTMDGDREFVQLAQKLIGASPREGTA, from the coding sequence ATGTCCGACAACACCCAGGGCCTTCGCATGAAGTCCGGCTCCCAGGCCCTGCGTGCCGGGGTCGAACTGCTGTCTTCCATGCGGTTCGCCATCTCGCTGCTGACGGTGATCTGTATCGCCTCGGTGATTGGCACGGTGCTCAAGCAGCACGAACCGGCCACCAATTACGTCAACCAGTTTGGTCCGTTCTGGGCCGAGTTGTTCGGCGCGATCCAGCTCAATGCGGTATACAGCGCCTGGTGGTTTCTGCTGATCCTGGCATTCCTGGTGATCAGCACCTCGCTGTGCATTGCCCGCAACACCCCCAAGATCCTGGTGGACCTCAAGGCTTACAAGGAAAACATCCGCGAGCAAAGCCTCAAGGCGTTTCACCACAAGGCACAGGCCGACTTGCCGGAATCGGCCGAGGCCGAGGCGCGCCGCATCGGCACGCTGCTGGCCGGCGGTGGCTGGAAGGTGCGCCTGCAGCAGCGCGACACGGCCGCAGGGCCTGGGACGGGCTGGATGGTGGCGGCCAAGGCAGGCGCTGCCAACAAGATCGGCTACATCGCAGCGCACAGCGCCATCGTGCTGGTGTGCGTGGGCGGTTTGCTGGATGGCGACCTTATCGTGCGCGCGCAGATGCTGTTGGGCGGCAAGTCGGTCTATAACGGCGGCGGGTTGATCGCCGATGTGAAACCCGAGCACCGCCTGTCCGAGCGCAACCCCACCTTCCGGGGCAATCTGCTGGTGGCCGAGGGCACGCAGTCGAGCACCGCGATCCTGAGCCAGTCTGACGGCGTGCTGCTGCAGGACCTGCCGTTTGCGATCGAGCTCAAGAAGTTCATCGTGGAGCACTACTCCACGGGCATGCCCAAGCTGTTTGCCAGCGAGATCATCATCCACGACAAGGCCACGGGCGAGAAGACGCCCGCCCGCGTCGAGGTGAACCACCCGGCCAGCTACAAGGGCATCGAGATCTACCAGTCCAGCTTTGATGACGGTGGCTCGCACCTCAAGCTGCGCGCCGTGCCCATGGTGGCAGGGGCCAAGCCTTTCGACGTGGAGGGTGTGGTCGGCAACTCCACCCAGCTCACCAACCAAGGTGGCGGCCCTGGCAGCGACACGCTGACGCTGGAGTTCACGGCCCTGCGCACCATCAATGTGGAAAACTTTGGCGGCGCGGGCCCTGGCGGCAGCGGCGCAGACGTGCGCAAGGTGGATCTGCGTGAGTCGGTGGAGTCGCGCCTGGGCGCTGCCAACAAGACCGTCACCAAAAAGGAACTGCGCAACGTGGGCCCCAGCGTGAGCTACAAGCTGCGCGACGCCGCCGGCCAGGCCCGCGAGTTCCACAACTACATGCTGCCAGTGGATACGGGCGACGGCGTGCCTGTGTTCCTGCTCGGCGTGCGCGAGTCCCCGGCGGAGCCCTTCCGGTACCTGCGTGTGCCGGCGGACGATAAGGGCAGCACGGACGGCTTCATGCGCATGAAGGCCGCCCTGGCCGACCCCCAAGCCCGGGAGCAGGCGGTGCGCCGCTATGTGTCGCAGGCCATGGATGCCTCGCGCCCAGAGCTGGCCGAACAACTGCAGCAGTCTGCCGTGCGTGCATTGGCGCTGTTCGCGGGCAAGGGCATGGTCGATGGCAAGCCCACGGGCGGGCTGCAGGCGGTGTCGGACTTCATGGAGGCCAACGTGCCCGAGGCCGAGCGTGCGCGTGCGGGCGAGGTGCTGGTGCGTATCCTGAACGGCTCGCTGTTTGAGCTGGCCCAGCTGTCCCGCCAGCGTGCGGGGCTGCCGCCCTTGCCGCAGGACGAGCAGACCCGGGGTTTCATGACGCAGGCCGTGCTCTCGCTCAGTGACGCGCAGATCTACCCCGCGCCCATGGCGTTTGAGCTCAAGGACTTCACCCAGGTGCAGGCCAGCGTGTTCCAGGTGGCACGAGCCCCTGGCAAGAATGTTGTCTATCTGGGTTGCGCCTTGCTGATCCTGGGCGTTTTTGCCATGCTCTACGTGCGCGAGCGACGCGTGTGGGTCTGGGTGGCACCTCAGGACGGCCGCACACAAGCCACCATGGCGTTGTCCACCAACCGCAAGACCATGGACGGCGACCGGGAGTTTGTCCAGCTCGCACAAAAACTGATCGGGGCGTCGCCCCGCGAAGGCACCGCATGA
- a CDS encoding pilus assembly protein PilM has translation MISMGSLFSRQSAPLLGIDISSSSVKLVELGRDKAGSLVLERCAIEPLERGWITDGNIEKFDEVADALRRLVKKSGTRTKNVALALPPSAVITKKITLPGGMTEQELEVQVESEANQYIPFSLDEVSLDFCVIGPSKNAPGDVDVLIAASRREKVQDRQGLAEAAGLKPVVVDIESHASRLAAGRLIEALPNKGVDAMVALFEVGALTTSMQVIRNEEVLYDRDQAFGGAQLTQLIVRQYGFSVEEAESKKRSGDLPEDYQSAVLRPFVDSMAQEIGRALQFFFTSTPHNRVDHIMLAGGSAPLPGLTEAVTQQTGFACSAVNPFDGMEIGSSVRLKKMVREAPSYLTSCGLAMRRFLQ, from the coding sequence TTGATCTCAATGGGGTCTTTGTTCAGTCGCCAGTCTGCTCCGCTGCTGGGAATCGACATCAGCTCCTCCAGTGTCAAGCTGGTGGAGTTGGGACGCGATAAGGCAGGTAGTCTGGTCCTAGAGCGTTGCGCGATCGAGCCTTTGGAGAGGGGCTGGATCACCGATGGCAACATCGAAAAATTTGACGAAGTTGCGGACGCATTGCGTCGGCTAGTCAAGAAGAGTGGCACCAGAACCAAAAATGTAGCCTTGGCACTGCCTCCCTCTGCAGTGATTACCAAGAAAATCACCTTGCCTGGTGGCATGACGGAGCAGGAGCTGGAAGTCCAGGTTGAGTCCGAAGCCAATCAGTACATACCTTTTTCACTTGATGAGGTGAGTCTGGATTTCTGCGTCATTGGCCCGAGCAAAAACGCGCCGGGGGATGTGGACGTTCTGATCGCTGCGTCTCGACGCGAAAAAGTGCAGGACAGGCAGGGGCTGGCAGAGGCTGCTGGACTAAAGCCTGTCGTGGTCGACATTGAGTCCCATGCGTCGCGTCTCGCGGCTGGGAGACTCATTGAGGCACTGCCAAACAAAGGCGTGGACGCCATGGTCGCGCTTTTCGAGGTGGGCGCCTTGACGACCAGCATGCAGGTGATTCGTAACGAAGAAGTCCTGTATGACCGCGATCAAGCCTTCGGTGGGGCGCAATTGACCCAGCTGATCGTCCGCCAATACGGTTTTTCTGTGGAAGAAGCCGAGAGTAAAAAACGCAGCGGTGATTTGCCTGAAGACTATCAATCGGCGGTCCTTCGTCCATTTGTAGACAGCATGGCCCAAGAAATTGGCAGGGCTCTGCAATTCTTCTTCACCAGTACGCCGCACAACCGTGTAGATCACATCATGCTGGCCGGCGGTTCGGCGCCGCTGCCGGGGCTGACAGAGGCAGTTACTCAGCAAACCGGTTTTGCATGCAGCGCCGTCAACCCGTTCGACGGCATGGAAATCGGAAGTTCCGTGCGATTGAAAAAAATGGTGCGTGAAGCGCCGTCATATCTGACCTCTTGCGGTCTCGCCATGCGGAGGTTCTTGCAGTGA
- a CDS encoding penicillin-binding protein 1A — MPPSPSKSSDKSDTSPARTRPGWLRWLVRITAWITGLAAAAALGLALTIAVALSVAYPNLPDISDLADYRPKLPLRVYSAEGALLGEFGEERRNLTPIDEIPQVMKDAVLAIEDSRFFQHGGVDYKGVLRAGLANLGRVKSQGASTITMQVARNVYLSSEKTFTRKIYEILLTFKLEHLLTKDQILEIYMNQIFLGNRAYGFAAASEAYFGKPLKSVSIAEAAMLAGLPKAPSAYNPISNPKRARARQQYIIERMEENGFITAQQAEQAKKEELKIRTGPDNTRIHAEYVAEMTRQLIFAQYGNEAYTRGLNVYTTLNAAEQEAAYVALRRGIMDYERRQHYRGPEKFVVLPTSAQEVEDAIDDALANHPDNGDLLSAVVLEASPKRILAARANGDSLEITGDGLKPVQSGLSDKAPPNIKIRRGAIIRVVKTPKGAWEITQLPEVEGAFVALDPRNGSIRALVGGFDFDKNKFNHAAQAWRQPGSSFKPFIYSAALEKGFTPATVINDAPLFFDAGVTGGQPWEPKNYDGKYDGPMSMRTGLAKSKNMISIRILQAVGPKTAQEWVGRFGFDPEKHPAYLTMALGAGSVTPLQMASAYSVFANGGYRVNPWLIAKVTDHKGRVISEMTPPALSEQPRAIDARNAFVMSSLLQEVTRTGTAARAQATLKRPDLYGKTGTTNDSVDAWFAGFQPTIAAVTWIGYDTPRNLGSRETGGGLSLPVWISFMERALKGVPVMEPTVPPGVINVGGEWFYEEYARNAGVSSVGVEDRSASSAVAPKAPPPSEERSRILDLFRN, encoded by the coding sequence ATGCCGCCCTCCCCCTCGAAGTCCTCCGACAAGTCGGATACCTCTCCCGCTCGCACCCGGCCCGGATGGCTTCGCTGGTTGGTTCGCATCACCGCATGGATCACCGGGTTGGCGGCCGCAGCGGCGCTGGGGCTGGCACTCACGATTGCAGTGGCATTGTCGGTGGCCTACCCCAACCTGCCCGATATTTCGGATCTGGCGGACTATCGTCCCAAGTTGCCGCTGCGCGTGTACTCCGCCGAGGGTGCTTTGCTGGGCGAGTTTGGTGAAGAGCGTCGCAACCTGACTCCCATCGACGAGATTCCGCAAGTGATGAAGGACGCAGTGCTGGCGATTGAAGACTCTCGATTTTTTCAGCACGGGGGGGTGGACTACAAGGGTGTACTGCGCGCGGGCCTTGCCAATCTAGGGCGAGTTAAAAGCCAGGGCGCCTCAACGATCACCATGCAGGTGGCGCGCAATGTTTATCTCTCGTCGGAAAAAACATTTACTCGCAAGATTTACGAAATTTTACTAACTTTCAAATTAGAGCACCTGCTGACCAAGGACCAGATTCTTGAGATATACATGAATCAGATTTTCCTTGGCAACCGTGCCTATGGTTTTGCGGCAGCATCCGAAGCATATTTTGGTAAGCCGCTGAAATCCGTTTCCATCGCTGAAGCTGCGATGCTTGCCGGACTGCCAAAGGCACCTTCGGCGTACAACCCGATCAGCAATCCCAAGCGCGCTCGGGCCCGACAGCAGTACATCATTGAACGGATGGAAGAAAACGGCTTCATCACTGCGCAGCAAGCCGAACAAGCCAAGAAAGAAGAACTGAAAATTCGAACCGGGCCCGACAACACGCGCATCCACGCCGAGTACGTTGCCGAAATGACCCGCCAACTGATCTTCGCCCAGTACGGCAATGAGGCCTACACGCGCGGCCTCAACGTCTACACAACCCTCAATGCAGCCGAGCAAGAGGCCGCCTACGTCGCCTTGCGACGCGGGATCATGGACTACGAGCGGCGCCAGCATTACCGAGGGCCTGAGAAGTTTGTGGTGTTGCCCACATCGGCCCAAGAAGTGGAGGACGCTATCGATGACGCCCTCGCCAACCACCCAGACAACGGCGACCTGCTTTCCGCCGTGGTGCTGGAGGCGTCTCCCAAGCGCATCCTCGCCGCCCGTGCCAATGGCGACTCGCTAGAGATCACCGGCGATGGCCTCAAGCCTGTGCAGTCGGGCCTCAGCGACAAGGCACCGCCCAACATCAAGATCCGGCGCGGTGCCATCATCCGCGTGGTCAAGACGCCCAAAGGGGCTTGGGAAATCACCCAGCTGCCCGAAGTGGAAGGCGCATTTGTTGCTTTGGACCCTCGCAACGGCTCCATCCGCGCGCTGGTGGGAGGCTTTGACTTCGACAAAAACAAGTTCAACCACGCTGCGCAGGCTTGGCGCCAGCCTGGCTCCAGTTTCAAGCCATTCATTTATTCGGCCGCGCTTGAAAAAGGTTTCACACCTGCCACAGTGATCAATGATGCCCCACTGTTCTTCGACGCGGGTGTGACCGGGGGCCAGCCGTGGGAGCCTAAAAACTACGACGGCAAGTACGACGGTCCAATGAGCATGCGCACTGGCTTGGCGAAATCCAAGAACATGATCTCCATCCGGATCCTGCAGGCCGTGGGACCCAAAACCGCGCAGGAATGGGTGGGACGCTTCGGATTCGACCCTGAAAAGCACCCGGCTTACCTGACCATGGCGCTGGGCGCGGGCTCGGTCACGCCCCTGCAAATGGCGTCCGCGTACTCCGTGTTTGCCAATGGCGGCTACCGCGTCAATCCTTGGCTGATCGCCAAGGTCACCGACCACAAGGGCCGTGTTATTTCGGAAATGACGCCTCCGGCGCTCAGCGAGCAGCCCCGGGCCATCGACGCGCGCAACGCGTTCGTGATGAGCAGCCTGTTGCAGGAAGTGACCCGCACCGGTACCGCAGCTCGGGCCCAAGCCACCCTCAAACGCCCGGACCTTTATGGCAAAACCGGTACCACCAACGATTCGGTGGACGCCTGGTTCGCCGGGTTCCAGCCCACCATCGCGGCCGTCACCTGGATCGGATACGACACCCCGCGTAATCTGGGCAGTCGGGAAACTGGTGGGGGCCTCAGCCTTCCGGTGTGGATCAGCTTCATGGAGCGCGCTCTTAAGGGCGTACCTGTCATGGAGCCTACCGTGCCACCGGGCGTGATCAATGTTGGCGGCGAATGGTTCTACGAGGAATATGCGCGCAATGCGGGCGTCTCCAGCGTGGGTGTAGAGGATCGCTCTGCATCATCTGCTGTGGCCCCTAAAGCACCGCCGCCCTCCGAAGAGCGCAGCCGCATCTTGGACCTGTTTCGCAACTGA
- a CDS encoding PilN domain-containing protein, which translates to MILINLLPHREEARKRRKEAFQATMFASLLLGLAIAGAIYWWFQIMITDQQNKNAFLQQEIKVLEGQIKEIASIEDEIASLRARQKAVEDLQSDRNLPVHLLTELVKQLPDGVYVTAIRQAGQTITMQGMAQSNERVSELLRNLASNTPWLAKPELVEITASTVALTQRDQRRVSSFNLRFQLVRASDAQKSIAAASAAASSPGGK; encoded by the coding sequence GTGATTCTGATCAACCTATTACCTCACCGCGAGGAGGCACGCAAACGCCGTAAGGAAGCGTTCCAGGCGACGATGTTTGCCTCGCTTCTGCTAGGTCTCGCGATTGCCGGGGCCATTTACTGGTGGTTCCAGATCATGATCACGGATCAGCAGAATAAGAACGCCTTTCTTCAGCAGGAGATCAAGGTGCTGGAAGGGCAAATCAAGGAGATCGCCTCCATTGAAGACGAGATTGCCTCTTTGCGGGCACGCCAGAAGGCGGTGGAAGATCTTCAGTCTGATCGGAACCTGCCCGTCCACTTGCTTACCGAATTGGTCAAGCAGCTTCCCGACGGGGTGTACGTCACGGCAATCAGGCAGGCCGGGCAAACGATCACGATGCAGGGGATGGCTCAGTCCAACGAGCGCGTATCGGAATTGTTGCGTAATTTGGCAAGCAACACTCCATGGTTGGCCAAGCCCGAACTCGTGGAAATTACTGCCAGCACCGTAGCCCTGACCCAGCGAGATCAACGCCGAGTTTCTTCCTTCAATCTGAGGTTCCAACTGGTGCGCGCCAGCGACGCCCAAAAGTCCATAGCTGCTGCAAGTGCTGCCGCTTCTTCGCCTGGAGGTAAGTGA
- a CDS encoding sulfite oxidase heme-binding subunit YedZ: protein MRKLLLHPAAKPVVFVLCLLPLAWLVYAAFADQLGANPAEALVRATGDWTLRALCVVLAVTPLRVIASTPQLARFRRMLGLFVFFYGVLHLLSYSWFDMGFDVPDILRDIAKRPFILVGTLALVLLAVLAATSFNRAIKALGGKRWQALHRTVYAVAGLAILHFFWMRAGKNNFGEVAVYAGILCVLLGWRLWHRLRKRATTSAGAAARRSAVGAP, encoded by the coding sequence ATGCGAAAACTATTGCTCCACCCCGCCGCAAAACCGGTGGTGTTTGTGCTGTGCCTGTTGCCACTGGCGTGGCTTGTCTATGCAGCATTTGCAGACCAATTGGGTGCCAACCCTGCAGAGGCCTTGGTGCGCGCGACCGGTGACTGGACGCTGCGGGCGCTGTGCGTGGTCTTGGCCGTTACGCCGCTGCGTGTCATTGCCTCCACCCCGCAATTGGCGCGGTTTCGGCGCATGCTGGGGCTGTTTGTGTTTTTTTATGGCGTGCTGCACCTGCTGAGCTACAGCTGGTTCGACATGGGTTTCGATGTTCCGGACATCCTGCGCGACATCGCCAAGCGGCCCTTCATCCTGGTGGGCACGCTAGCCCTGGTGCTGCTGGCCGTGTTGGCTGCTACTTCATTCAATCGCGCCATCAAAGCCCTGGGGGGCAAACGCTGGCAGGCGCTGCACCGCACCGTCTACGCAGTGGCCGGGTTGGCCATCCTGCATTTTTTCTGGATGCGTGCTGGCAAGAACAACTTTGGCGAAGTGGCGGTCTACGCCGGCATTCTCTGCGTGCTGCTGGGCTGGCGGCTTTGGCACCGGCTGCGCAAGCGTGCCACCACCTCGGCTGGTGCTGCTGCAAGGCGGTCTGCGGTAGGGGCACCTTGA
- a CDS encoding MBL fold metallo-hydrolase produces MALELYRDKNHACLMFTDLIEEDGLAVQANQFLIVDDDTGAIIDPGGNLAFNELFMGMTKHFPPHKLSYLIASHADPDIIASLDRWMTSTKADLVISRVWERFAPHFTKVGKTENRVIGVPDGGGHLPLGRHELVLLPAHFMHSEGNFHFYDPVSRILFTGDLGVSMMSGAEARVPVTDLKAHIPRMEGFHRRYMVSNKILRLWVRMVRQLDIAMLVPQHGAPIMGKEAINDFFEWIENLMCGIDLFDDRAYQIPSAYIDPVTRQMRPALRAVNS; encoded by the coding sequence ATGGCCCTGGAACTCTACCGCGACAAAAATCATGCTTGCCTGATGTTCACCGACCTCATCGAGGAGGACGGCCTGGCCGTGCAGGCCAATCAGTTCCTGATCGTGGACGATGACACGGGCGCCATCATCGATCCGGGCGGCAATCTCGCGTTCAACGAGTTGTTCATGGGCATGACCAAGCACTTTCCGCCGCACAAGCTGTCGTACTTGATCGCCTCACACGCGGACCCAGACATCATTGCTTCGCTGGACCGCTGGATGACCAGCACCAAGGCCGATCTGGTGATTTCCCGCGTGTGGGAGCGCTTTGCCCCCCACTTCACCAAAGTCGGCAAGACGGAAAACCGCGTGATCGGCGTGCCGGACGGCGGCGGCCACCTGCCCCTGGGCCGCCATGAACTGGTGCTGCTGCCCGCGCACTTCATGCACTCCGAAGGCAACTTCCACTTCTACGATCCGGTCAGCCGCATCCTGTTCACGGGCGATCTGGGCGTATCCATGATGTCGGGGGCCGAGGCCCGCGTGCCGGTGACCGACCTCAAGGCGCACATCCCGCGCATGGAAGGTTTTCACCGCCGCTACATGGTGTCCAACAAGATCCTGCGCCTGTGGGTGCGCATGGTGCGGCAGCTAGACATTGCCATGCTGGTCCCTCAGCATGGCGCACCCATCATGGGCAAGGAAGCCATCAACGACTTCTTTGAATGGATCGAGAACCTGATGTGTGGCATCGACCTGTTCGATGACCGCGCCTACCAGATTCCCAGCGCATACATCGACCCTGTAACCCGACAGATGCGTCCTGCACTCCGGGCGGTCAACAGCTAA